A genomic stretch from Bacteroidota bacterium includes:
- a CDS encoding T9SS type A sorting domain-containing protein — protein sequence MSTMLVRLFSFVLFLGICLGIDAQTPANLTVQVHATVQNGPPSITLHWPQDPNATTYSIFRKAKTAVGWTTSLGTVAGTDTTFTDNTALLGESWEYRILKSASGYNGQGYCYAGIEKPSQDYFGKLLLVVDTTFATGLASELARLEEDLWGDGWQVIRIAVDRNDSVPNVKARIQNEWLADPANVRSVFLFGHVPVPYSGNLNPDGHPDHQGAWPADVYYGEMNGAWTDNTVNNINAARPQNRNTLGDGKFDNSIIPGDVELEVGRVDFANMPAFVEGEEALLRRYLEKDHAWRMKAFTVADSGVVDDNFGFFGGEAFATSGWRNMAPLIGSNHTYAGDFRTDLSARDHLWAYGCGGGWYQGAGGVGSTTDFAGDSLRGVFSMIFGSYHGDWDSDDNFMRAALASKGHILSCAWAGRPNWHFQHMGLGEPIGNSARVTQNNFSTYLTGYGARNIHIALMGDPSLRMHVCAPPSNLSIQLVNGGNSHELTWTASPDPILGYAIFRQDTTDGRYWRIGQVAANATTFTDSCKQAGDYRYMVRAEELRMGYSGSYYNLSQGVLGSITNTSNYSAQVNLASPQVFCPGDSISVPYSTVTDFCAGNVFSVELSDSNGNFGIATTIGQLNGVSAGTIACWIPANTPPALGYRIRIVSSSPSIIGNDNGGDLEVLGIPSANFTYSQSNLTFSFTNSSVGASAQTWYFGDGDSSSQASPTHTYATDGSYTIQLISSNACGSDTSEITTTVVGISDLQLQTLEISPNPAGNWFEIRLEGTAQGPVALRIWDMLGNEMLSQTMNSSSLRIETGNWPRGMYIIEVTQRNQSPT from the coding sequence ATGTCCACGATGCTTGTCCGCCTTTTTTCCTTTGTGCTGTTTTTGGGGATATGTCTGGGAATTGATGCCCAAACCCCAGCAAACCTCACCGTGCAAGTACATGCTACGGTGCAAAATGGACCGCCGAGCATCACGTTACATTGGCCGCAAGACCCCAATGCGACCACGTACAGCATATTCCGCAAAGCAAAAACGGCAGTGGGTTGGACGACTTCCTTGGGAACTGTTGCAGGCACAGACACGACGTTTACAGACAATACCGCTCTCCTTGGCGAAAGCTGGGAATACAGGATTCTGAAATCCGCATCGGGTTACAATGGGCAAGGCTATTGCTATGCCGGCATCGAAAAGCCTTCACAGGATTATTTCGGGAAGCTTCTGTTGGTCGTGGACACCACTTTTGCCACAGGACTGGCATCCGAATTGGCAAGATTGGAGGAAGATTTGTGGGGGGACGGCTGGCAGGTGATTCGCATCGCGGTGGATCGCAACGATTCAGTCCCCAATGTTAAAGCAAGGATTCAAAACGAATGGCTTGCAGATCCCGCGAATGTGCGTTCGGTGTTTTTATTCGGCCATGTGCCCGTTCCCTATTCCGGAAATTTAAATCCTGATGGGCATCCAGACCACCAAGGTGCTTGGCCTGCCGACGTATACTATGGCGAAATGAACGGTGCTTGGACCGACAATACGGTCAACAACATCAATGCCGCAAGACCACAAAACCGCAATACATTGGGTGACGGGAAGTTTGACAATTCGATCATCCCTGGGGATGTGGAACTGGAAGTGGGTCGGGTGGATTTTGCCAACATGCCTGCTTTTGTTGAAGGTGAAGAGGCGCTTTTGCGGCGATACTTGGAAAAAGACCATGCTTGGCGCATGAAAGCCTTCACTGTTGCCGATTCGGGAGTGGTGGACGACAACTTCGGATTCTTTGGCGGCGAGGCTTTTGCGACGAGTGGATGGCGGAATATGGCGCCCTTGATCGGTTCCAATCATACGTATGCAGGGGATTTTCGCACGGATTTATCTGCGCGCGACCACCTCTGGGCCTATGGATGCGGCGGAGGATGGTATCAAGGCGCAGGCGGGGTCGGATCAACAACGGATTTTGCAGGGGACAGCTTGCGTGGCGTTTTTTCGATGATATTCGGATCGTATCATGGCGATTGGGACAGCGACGACAACTTCATGCGTGCAGCTTTGGCGAGCAAGGGGCATATTTTGAGCTGTGCCTGGGCCGGTCGCCCCAATTGGCATTTTCAACACATGGGACTTGGCGAACCCATTGGCAATTCGGCGCGGGTGACCCAAAACAACTTCAGTACTTATCTGACGGGATACGGAGCAAGAAACATTCATATTGCCCTGATGGGTGACCCTAGCCTGCGGATGCATGTTTGTGCGCCGCCGAGCAATCTTTCCATCCAACTTGTAAATGGAGGGAATTCGCATGAACTGACCTGGACGGCTTCTCCCGATCCGATTTTGGGATACGCCATTTTCAGGCAAGACACAACGGATGGACGCTATTGGCGCATCGGTCAAGTGGCTGCGAATGCGACAACTTTCACAGATTCCTGCAAACAGGCTGGCGATTACCGCTACATGGTCCGTGCCGAAGAACTGCGAATGGGCTACAGTGGTTCCTATTACAATTTGAGCCAAGGAGTTTTGGGATCGATCACCAATACAAGCAACTATTCAGCGCAGGTCAACCTGGCCTCTCCGCAGGTATTTTGCCCCGGAGACAGCATTTCCGTTCCCTATTCAACGGTCACGGATTTTTGCGCTGGCAATGTCTTTTCCGTCGAATTGTCAGACAGCAATGGCAATTTCGGTATCGCAACCACGATCGGCCAACTGAATGGTGTGAGTGCGGGAACCATTGCTTGCTGGATTCCTGCGAATACCCCTCCTGCCCTGGGTTACCGCATTCGCATCGTCAGCAGCTCTCCGTCGATCATCGGCAATGACAATGGCGGGGATTTGGAAGTTTTGGGTATCCCCAGCGCCAATTTCACCTATTCGCAGTCCAATCTGACCTTTTCCTTCACCAATTCCTCCGTTGGCGCATCTGCCCAAACATGGTATTTTGGAGATGGGGATTCGAGTTCGCAGGCCTCCCCCACGCATACGTACGCGACGGATGGCAGCTACACGATCCAATTGATCAGCTCGAACGCTTGCGGAAGTGATACCTCCGAAATCACCACGACGGTTGTCGGAATCTCTGATTTGCAATTGCAAACGCTTGAAATTTCGCCAAATCCCGCCGGGAATTGGTTTGAGATCCGACTTGAAGGAACGGCCCAAGGACCCGTGGCACTTCGCATTTGGGACATGTTGGGAAATGAAATGTTGTCCCAAACAATGAATTCATCTTCTCTTCGAATTGAAACCGGCAATTGGCCCCGCGGGATGTACATCATCGAGGTCACCCAACGAAATCAATCACCCACCTAG
- a CDS encoding DUF4920 domain-containing protein — MKRLIPVMILCAGLFACENTATSTDAGEKHGELVATDSTKEAAAEEATENFPDPDAVGTFGAAVTAEGAIASADLLGKLKKTDSIRIKVKGNINSCCQAKGCWMTMPLTADREMTVKFKDYGFFVPKNAAGKAAVVDGWAYREMVSVDELKHFAEDAGEPAEEIAKITKPEERITFMADGVLIEPSAEGAH, encoded by the coding sequence ATGAAAAGGTTGATTCCAGTAATGATACTTTGCGCGGGACTTTTTGCCTGCGAAAACACCGCAACATCCACCGATGCGGGCGAAAAGCATGGCGAACTCGTGGCAACCGACTCCACCAAGGAGGCTGCAGCCGAAGAGGCCACGGAAAATTTTCCTGATCCAGACGCGGTCGGCACTTTTGGTGCAGCGGTCACCGCAGAAGGTGCCATTGCATCGGCTGATTTGCTGGGCAAACTCAAAAAAACCGATTCGATCCGCATCAAAGTCAAAGGCAACATCAATTCCTGCTGCCAAGCCAAAGGTTGCTGGATGACAATGCCATTGACCGCTGACAGGGAAATGACCGTTAAATTCAAGGATTACGGATTTTTCGTTCCCAAAAACGCTGCCGGCAAAGCCGCTGTGGTCGATGGCTGGGCCTACCGCGAGATGGTTTCCGTGGACGAATTGAAACACTTTGCAGAAGATGCCGGCGAACCGGCCGAGGAAATCGCCAAAATCACCAAGCCTGAGGAGCGCATCACCTTCATGGCCGATGGCGTTTTGATCGAACCTTCCGCAGAAGGCGCACACTGA
- a CDS encoding aldehyde dehydrogenase family protein has product MVKTEEFLTQLGLGDQNPCWLTGLETGHAASGAYTAIHSPADGRLLGSVQMAGTTEYESVIAQAESAYLQWRMVPAPKRGEIVRQMGDALRAHKEALGKLVTMEMGKIYQEGLGEVQEMIDICDFAVGLSRQLYGLTMHSERPMHRMYEQWHPLGVVGIISAFNFPVAVWAWNSMLAAVCGNVSIWKPSEKTPLTAIACIHIIQDVLRKNNLPEGIMSVIVGDRVIGEAMSHDKRVALVSATGSTRMGKAVAQAVAARLGKSLLELGGNNAIIITPNANLKLAIPAVVFGSVGTCGQRCTSTRRLIIHESMYEAVKESLVKAYGSLKAKIGHPLEKNTLIGPLIDRHAVSMMQHRLEVVQNEGGVVLFGGEVLGGEGFETGTYVVPAIVEAKNAFESVQEETFAPILYLLKYKTIEEAIAMHNDVPQGLSSAIFSENMKEIELFLSAKGSDCGIANANIGTSGAEIGGAFGGEKETGGGRESGSDAWKAYMRRQTNTLNWSEDLPLAQGIVFDI; this is encoded by the coding sequence ATGGTCAAAACTGAAGAATTTCTGACCCAACTTGGTTTGGGTGATCAAAACCCTTGCTGGCTCACCGGCCTTGAAACCGGCCATGCCGCGAGCGGCGCATACACAGCCATCCATTCACCCGCCGACGGCCGCCTGCTCGGAAGCGTACAAATGGCAGGCACCACCGAATACGAATCGGTGATCGCGCAAGCAGAATCAGCCTATTTGCAATGGCGCATGGTTCCAGCCCCCAAACGCGGCGAAATCGTGCGTCAAATGGGCGATGCACTGCGTGCACACAAAGAGGCACTCGGCAAATTGGTGACCATGGAAATGGGCAAAATTTACCAAGAAGGCCTGGGCGAAGTGCAGGAAATGATCGACATCTGCGACTTTGCCGTCGGTTTGAGCCGCCAATTGTATGGTTTGACCATGCACAGCGAGCGCCCGATGCACCGCATGTACGAGCAATGGCATCCACTTGGTGTCGTCGGCATCATTTCAGCCTTCAACTTTCCAGTCGCTGTTTGGGCTTGGAATTCCATGTTGGCTGCGGTTTGTGGGAACGTTTCGATCTGGAAACCCAGCGAAAAAACCCCGCTGACGGCGATCGCCTGCATCCACATCATCCAAGATGTGTTGCGCAAGAACAATTTGCCCGAAGGCATCATGAGCGTGATCGTGGGCGACCGCGTGATCGGCGAGGCCATGTCACATGACAAGCGCGTTGCGCTCGTGTCCGCAACCGGCAGCACCCGCATGGGCAAGGCTGTGGCTCAAGCTGTTGCGGCACGCCTTGGCAAATCCCTCCTCGAACTCGGCGGCAACAACGCCATCATCATCACCCCCAACGCGAACCTGAAATTGGCCATTCCGGCTGTGGTGTTTGGTTCCGTGGGCACCTGCGGACAACGCTGCACCTCTACACGTCGCCTCATCATCCATGAGAGCATGTACGAGGCGGTGAAGGAAAGTTTGGTCAAGGCCTATGGTTCGCTGAAGGCAAAAATCGGGCATCCATTGGAGAAAAACACGCTGATCGGGCCATTGATCGACCGTCATGCGGTTTCGATGATGCAACATCGCCTGGAAGTCGTGCAAAACGAAGGTGGCGTCGTGTTGTTTGGCGGCGAAGTGCTGGGTGGCGAAGGTTTTGAGACCGGAACTTATGTGGTTCCAGCCATTGTGGAGGCTAAAAACGCATTCGAATCGGTCCAAGAGGAAACTTTTGCTCCGATTTTGTATTTGCTCAAGTACAAAACGATCGAAGAAGCCATTGCGATGCACAACGACGTGCCGCAAGGCTTGAGTTCGGCGATCTTCAGCGAAAACATGAAGGAAATCGAGCTGTTCCTGAGCGCAAAAGGCAGCGACTGCGGCATCGCCAATGCCAACATCGGCACAAGCGGCGCTGAAATCGGCGGTGCATTCGGTGGCGAAAAGGAAACAGGCGGTGGCCGTGAATCCGGCTCCGATGCTTGGAAGGCCTATATGCGTCGCCAAACCAATACCTTGAACTGGTCCGAGGACCTGCCATTGGCACAAGGCATCGTATTTGACATCTGA